ACAATCCGGGGCCGTCATGCACTTTACGGGAGCCTTCTAGCGACACGGGTGTCGCTGCTCGGACAGCGCAGTGAATGCGTGTGTCTTTTCGAGGTACGCGATTTTTCACGATACCTAGTGTTGCAGATTTGGAGTTGACGTTAATACAAGGAAACGACGACAAGGCCATCACACCATGGACACCAAACAAGAGTATGAATGGGCCACTTCTCGCGTCCATATTTTTCCCTTATCGCTATTCCATAGATCCTCGGTGCTCTTTACCACAACTTCTTACCGCCAATAGAGGCATACGATGTAACTTCCGGGATGATCTAtctcttcttcagcatcATCTCTCTGGCTTTTGCAAAATTTTCGTACACTTGATGTGTTTGGAACGTCTTACTTCATATTCTCTATCTCTGTTATCACAATGCAATCGACAGATCGCAACCTCATGTATCGCGGATGCCGTTACGTCAGGGCTGTCGCTGATGGCTAGCGATTACTGGACGATGCGCCGAGCGAATGCTCGTACGTACCCCGGGCACCAACGACAACTACGACACGATGACAATGCGGATATCGGGTAACGTTTCATCATTCCGATACTACCCACTGTCTGGAGAAGCGAGGAAATCACAGCAATGCGCGCTACCGGAGCCGATATCTGCGCATATCTCCTCCCCCGCTCCTAGCCCTTCGGCGCACGGGCCCGTGAACCACCGCATGACGCATACTGATTATGAGAAGGTTTCTCTCTATCTCCTATTTGGGTATTGCCGGCGTAGCTAGGAGCACGCAACGGCGCCAAGCATCTAGGTTTTAGAAACATGCGACAGTGCCCTAATCGTCAGTCTCCCGCACTCTCTCATTGTCCTTCGCCAACATCGTCAACATGAGCTTTTTTGATTATTCCTTCGAACTTCAGCTACCAGCAGGCTCTCAGAGCACAGAAGCCGATCATTTTGACCCTGGCTGGTATGAGCCTGGTGGCCCATTGAGCTTGAGCGACACTCCAGAATTTGTCCACACTCCCTCTATGGGCAGCGGTACGTATTGGCAGCACATCTACCAATTCGGAAGTAGACACTAACTCCATCTACACATAGGCGAAAGGCTGATTGTGGTTCTCCACATATCCCCATCGCGACTCGCATCAGCGACTAGTCATGGTAGCTCCATCGGAGACAAAGAAATGCGAGCCAAAAAGGTCATTTCAAAGCAAAAGAAGGAAGACGGAGTAGCGGAAAAGATGGGCTCTGATGTCAGAATCATCAGCACAGCTACTGGATATCATATCGGAGGCGTTTATTGGCAAGCGCCCGCCTGTGACACAACCATCCCCTCCTCACCCGCCGAGATCAGCGAGTATGTCGATATGCTTGTCAAGGCAATATTGAACAATCAGGGCTGCCGAGAGCGCGAAAATCGTCAGCAGTTTCTTAATCGCTGGGGCACCGGATCTTCTTTCTACACGATATTCGAGGTGGAAGCTGCCGCTCGCGAGGTCATCGTAAGTTAAGCTCAAGCAGCACACTTGAGTCATCTGACAACAACCCAGCTCGGAATGAAAGAGATTCATGAAAATGGTTGGACCAAGGCCATCTACGACAAGGACGAGCGCGAGTGCTACCAACAGACGATGTTTTACTCGTTCGCGGATCGGTTCACAGCCATTCATGAGCTGCTAATGGTATGTCTTAGTATTGATGACATGCATTATCGTTCTGCATATTGCGATTGATTTTTTGCGCGTAAACGGTTGCGTTGGAACACTTGTATTCACATCTACAGCACTCAAAGACCACTTGCAAGGACGTCATGAAGGGGACAAAGTTTTACGCCATCATCGGAAACCCGCGAGTGCTCAGCAAGCGCACCAAGATGAACGTCCACTCAAATTCCCGGAAAGCAGTCCGGATTGCCAAGGGCATGGAGTTCATGAAGCGGCAACATGAGGACACTGCAAAGAACGAGTACGATGCAGCTGAAGAAGCTGCCGAAGATGATCACCCTCGTCCGAAGAAGCGCGCAAAGAAACGCCATTTTAGATAGGTTTTGCAGCGTTTGAGAACGTGGAGACTTGTTTCAGAAGTATGGATATGTACCCTTTGGATGATACTGGCAACGTTCCGTTATATGCTTGTTGTGGAAGCTGATGTCTAGGAATCTAGCAGCGCCTTTGGCTCGAATGGATGGGGTTGGTACACCTGGTAACTTCTTGCACATAATATCATAGTAGAATTATAAAAGTTGATTGCCGTCAAGCAGCAAATGTATTACATGCGCGGCATGCGGTTGAATAAATACTGAGTGAATATATACACGAAGAATCTCCTTCCCATCCAACGACCCCTATCACAATATCAGGTCTATGTATGATATCGATATGTCGTATATCACACAATCCCGAACCACCCTCTTTCTTTTCCTCCATCCAGAGCGTATATGCCTCTAGCAAGACTTGATGGCCGAAGCAGTGTACTTGCAGTAGTTGGAAGGACCCTTGGAGACGGACTGGGGCTCAGAGCCGGGCTTGGTACCCTTAAACTCCTCGCAGATAGTTTTTACGTTGGTGGCGCAGGTGTTGGTGATAGTGGAGGTACCTCCGAAGTTGGGGTTGATGCCAGTCAGGACCTTACCTAATATTTCTTAGTAAATAATATCTACTTAGTTAATTTATAGTATTACCGTTGTAAGCCTTGACGTTCTTAACGACGACGGAGCGCGGCACGCTCTTCTTGCAGTTGCCGCAAGCACGGTAGAGCTTGCCAAAGTCCACTACAGTAAAGCCATCAATGGTGACTGTGCCTTGGCCGTTGTGCTGGATGACCTTGTCTGAAGCAGACTGAGCACCTCCGCCCTTGATCATGGCGTTGCCATCTCCCTTGAGGGTAAGAGCATCCTCGCAGACGTCAACCCACCAAACGTTCTCGATGGTGCATGATCCCTCGCAGTGGATACCCTCGATCTGGTCCTTTCCGATGATGGCGTTCTTGAGGGTACCGCCGTTCTTAACAAGGAAGACAGCATCGGCATTTCCGCCTTCGGCTTGGCCGGTGCAGCTTACACCACGGCCATAGGTCTTCATGCCACCATCGAAAGTCCCGCTGACCTCTTGGGCCTTCTTGTAGGTAACAGAGCCCTTTGACGCCGGGATGGGAAGAGATGCGCGCTTGGCAAGGGAGaagatctcgttgggagcGGGGGCAGCAGGACCGGCGGTGGCGAAGCCAGTGATGGCAGCAATGACGGCGAGAGAGAACTTCATTGTGATGGTTGGAGTAGAAAAAAAGTCTGTTTGATAAAGTATGTATAAAGAAGATAAGATGCTGAAAGAGTTGGGAATGTGTAATGCTTCAAGCAGACAAAGGGGCGTAAAATGTGATCGTGGATACAGTTAAATGCATATGCTCCCTGGGTACTTATAAGCGATTTGTTCCATCGATATTGCCGCCCCACCACCTCTTCGTTCGAGATTTGGCCATGTGAGGTGTTCCCCGGAAAACTGTGGGCCAGCCTCAGAGCATCGTGCGCTTGTTGACAAGACCTCGATACGAACCCGGTACGAGGTACGCTCTCATCCTCCTATTGGGTACCTGAGTTCCGGTATTGTTTTTGTTCCGTAGGGTGGGTAGATAATGAACATTCGGACCACTTTCTCTGAAAGTAGATTGTCACACCGACGCTACCAGACGGGAAGATGCCAAGCTTCACTCTGAAACCACGCGAATATCCACATCAACACCACCAACCTGGTATGCTAAGATGAGTCGAATTTCCGCCCCTTAGTTACAACGCCTGACCAGTGAAATAATTTTCCAGAAGTCGTGCCAAGCGACGATTGCGAGTGATGACTGCGGGGCGGGCCTTGCGCTACAACCTCTGATTGATGAGGCTGTTTCAACCCCTCTCTTGTGTGGTTCCTAATAGCAGCATCTTTAGGTACAAGATCTGCGGTAACTTGGCATGCTTGAGCTTGCGGGCGAATTCTTCCGCTCTTTCATTCTTGTACGCTAATAGGCAGCCTACTTGACTACTCATATGTGAGATGAGTTCCGGAGTGGAGTAAATCCAGCAGTGGTTTGAGTGTTATTGTATGCGCGTGACATACAGAGAGATGATGGACTATTGCTGCACGCCACATCCTCAGTGTCACCTGGGTAACTTGCAATACTTGACACCCTGGTATACCAAGGCTACTATATGTAGGCGCTAGATATGCCCAAGTGTTAGGAAGAATGGGATCTACCCACATTGTCAAGTGTCTTGCGTCACCCAGTGTTGGGCATCTTGGTTGTGGTCCAAGAAGCTAACAACTCATCACGCGACTGAACGTGCTACCCACAACCGTGTCGCGCGTAAGTACAAGCAATGTTGTCTTGAGATAACAGATACGAGAATCCTTATTCGCAATGACGTAGGACTGCAGATCATGGTAAGAAGGTCCGAAGCAGAGTGGACGCGTCGCCTGTCGAAATTGATATTTCCAATGGACCTAGCGGTGTGCCGACAGAGTGAGGTAATCGCGCTCCGTAATCGGATACATACAGTAGGTGCCCACAGGAACTTGCTAGTGGTGTGTGACGACTCGATAAGTTGGTATGGGGTTCAAGAAGGCGATTCTCGCGATGTCGGTGTAATTACACAGTTCCCCTGCGCTTACCTGTTCTGGACGGAATGCGGGGTTGGACACACCAACTTCTTTCTCCTCCAACAGAACAAGCAATATGATTGCATCAAACCCACCTTCTGTTCATTAGATGACTCGTAGCGCCGCGATGATACTACTGATTTGGTATAATCCTAAGACGCGACTGGTACCCATGAGAATTTCTTTGCTAGCAGTTTTATCATCCAACCTGTAATCAAAGATCCATAGTTTAAGATTGGATCCGCGTATGCACCGACCATGCAAATTTCTACCCAACGTATCTATGATAGCCAAGCAATCATTTGGTTTGATGTATACTATCTACCTACTCTTTAATGGCACCTCTTATACACAACATTGACTCCGCCCCTCGCCCTGCATTCTACCAAATCTCCTGCTTAACCTTTACCTTGGCAAGCGCATGTCAGATTCAAAGGTTGATGATTGTACTAAGAGGACAATATATCAAGACAATAGCATAATATTCTACCTGCGAAGGATAGACAAATTGCTACTAATTCACGATAGCGTATTTTAATACTAAATACCCTATGCTAACTTATCTCGGCCTATTCAGGGCGGAGTCCTAACAGCGCAGCTGTCACAATTTTTTATTGCGCTCAGGCCAATAAGTCTAATCTTCAACCAACTTCTCGCAACCCCCCTCGATCTCTCAACATAAAATACGTGCCCCCGAGGGATCTACGATCGAACCTTGGAAGAGTTCTTATACCAACTGTGCACGGCCAGGGTAGGAGAAGCAGAAAGCAGACAGCCACTCTTCCGAAAGGCCGAACAGATGCAAGGGTAACGAATGGGTAGATGTATCATTCGTAAGGTCTGCCGAGTAGAGTACTCAGTAGGTATCATTTACCTATATAGGCTAGGCAGGGTCCGTCCTAGGATATCATGTGACAACAGACATACAAAAATCGTGTTCTACGTTTACTCCCAGTCTACACGGTGGGTCAAGGTATCCGTTTCTGGGACGCGACTTTACCAGTCGAATACGCATCTCAGATCTCTGAGATATACATCGAACCTCTAATGCGTACGCAGAAAGTGTTGAATACTTGCAACGTCGTATACGATGATCCAACAGCTTACGCGTGTTGTCTCGCGAGAATGGGTAAGCCGGTTGCTCGTTACCGGCCAATCCATCGGGATAACAAATATCACTGCCTCTCAAACGCGCAATTGTTTACATCTCCAACACTAGTATTACCGTTCTTCTCCGTATCTTGCTTCCTGTCCCCCCGCGATGAGCCGGTTATCACCGCTTCGCAGTATGTAGGCCTGGTAGTTGGGAATACTACATAGTGGCAGTCAGACTAGGTCAGTCAGTGCAAATTCACCAATAGGTCTCCCGCAGCAGATACATATCTGACTCGTTGAAGACTGTCAGCACTATAAGAAAAATGCCGCATCAGCTCAGCGAATGGGCTAGGAACGGGCTCACCCAGCTACGCAGCTCACCTCCAAATACCTCTCTAGCTCAGCGCTATAATACATAAGACATACTGTAAACTTCTTGGTAACAGTCAGCTCGTGTGAATCTTTTTTTGTATATAATGATGTCTGCGCATTCCATGGAGTCGCAGTCTCACGCAGCTCTACTTGGGTACTCAACAAACAAATTGTCACCTACTGCCGATTGAACCCCCCTAACAGCTCTGTGCTGTCGACCCTATACGCTCCTGGCCCAGCCAGCCAGCCAAAACTATCTCAACCAAACGACTTTGAACGATTACAACGACGCGCCAACTCTATAATCACAAGACAGCTCTCACTCCAAAACACCTGCACTCAACGTCTACCTCGACTCCCCCCGCAGTTCTTACGTCCACCACTAGCATCGTAGGTGCACTCTAGGTTTCAGAAAATGAGCTCTAGCTTGTGTTGGGCAGCGCCGCTGTGCTTGCTGCACCAAGCAGGGAAAACGAAGTCGCAAACCAAATCGTCGATCGCGCTGTTGGTTCTGTGTCCACTGATTCTCATCACGGGACGCCGGTACTCAACGTCCCAAACAAAATCGTCGATCGCAAGGCTACGAGATTTCTCGATGCACCTCTTGGTAGTTTGTTTTCAAGCGGTAGCTTCAAGTGTCCCAGCGGGGCCACCATATTCAACTGGTTGTCAGCAACCGTAGACGTGAAGAAGGTTGGGAGCCAAACAATTGTAACCTGGTCGCCCATACCCGGGGCCGGCACCATTACCGGCACTGCTATCGCCGGTAACAACGAAGTTGTCGTAAATCAGTCAATAACGACGAAAGAAGTATTCAAGCACTATACTGAGGGAGATTGCATTTACCGTCCATCGAGCACGTTCGTGGCGCATGTCGACTTGCAAAAGAGTACCCTCCTGCTCGCTGAAGGTAGTGAACAGGTATTGACCGAACAGTGCAAGACCAACGGCGTATTTTCACCGGCTACGGCATGTGAGAAGTTATATAGCACATGGACAGGATGATGAAAGTTGTTTGTCTTGACCATCTGGTTCCAATCCCTCGCTTATCGATGTTCGTCTCCAGTCACTCGTTTAAACTTGGTTTTGTAAATAATCACAACACGCAATTCGGGAAAACATCACTAGCTCGTGCAAATCATGTGAAGTATGAAGGTTTATCAATCTAGCTCCCAATATCTTCTACTCTTTTGTCTAACTCATAATCACTCTATTCATTGCGCTGTGCGACTTGTACACAGAGGCCGCGGACCAGGAATTGACTCGATCGGATGGGGGCGCGATTGGCGGGAATAATCTCGGTACGAGCAAGGTGTACTTACCACATGTAGTCAGATTCGATCCTGGGGTACGTCGTGGAAGCTCACCACCTTACTGTCGCTGGCCCTCGATCGACTCTCAGTAATTGTCACTGGAAATCGTAGATCTGTGTCTGCGGCCACTCTTCGGTAATTTCGACAATCTATGCCGGTCAGAACAGTAACCTAACGTCAAGAATATGTGTTTGACATGGAAGAAAGTGCTAGTTTGAAAAGATGCACGTCGCAAGACTTTAGGGTCGGTATAACCTACTTCACTCTCTATCCCTGGAGAGGGAATATATGGCCCCCCAGATGGAGGAAGGTACTGCGGACAAATGCTAAGCCCTACAGCGCCTTCATTCGCCAATCGCCTCTTGACCAAGAGCGCATCTGACAGCACCTTTGCTTGATTGATGCCGAATTCTCGCACGATGCGCGTCATACAGTTGTGCACAAAGTCTTGACTTTCAGGCGAGGCTGTTTGCATAACGGCGGCGACATAGAGTGCCCATACGGTGGAATAGCCGCCTGCGACACGAACAATGGGAAGCCGAGACTCTGTCGATCCATTTCCAACAAGACTTCCAAAGGTACTGATTGCGTCACCGCGGAAGTTCCGATCGAGTGATTTGAGGACGGTCTGATAGCCTCCAGACGGTGTGGAAGATGGTCTTGGTTCCCCGGAAGTGGGCACATGTACAGGTGCGTCACCCATCCGGTCCGTTGTCGTATTCGGTACAACACCGGGAACGTCGTGCAAGAACTGCGGCATACTTGCTATAATGTCGGACTGCAGCTTGTATAGTGTACGTGTGCTGATCTCTAGCTGCTTGTGATACTTGCATCCAACGAGCGTCGGTGGAGTGGCTGCGAAGCCTGCCAAGATACCATTTCGAATGATGTCGTGGAAGTAGATTCTGTTGTAACGCACCCAGTTCCATGTCTGAGCTGTCGTAGCGGTCGGGTAGACATGGTAAAAGTCTTCAAATACGTCTTCTCGTTTCGCACAACGGATCACATCGTAAGTCCATTCTGGCCCTTGGTCTTTGAATATATCGGCTGCAACAGTATCCAGCTCAAGGGCCGACTCTATGATTTCCGTCAACGAGAATGTTTCTTTGCTCAGTATTCGAGCTCGCAGGTCGATGGTTCTGATATGGAGAAAAAAGAAGCGATTCCTAGGGTCGTCTCTATCCACGTGCTTTATCACTTCCGTATTAAAATCGTGTATATACTGTGGAAGAGAGATATTTTTCCCCATGCAGTTCATAGTGAGGAGCCCAACTGTATGGAGATACATGCGCATCCCAGCCGGAGTTTTGAATTGTTCCATGCCACGCAACCTAATGAGAGAGGCGGCACCATCGACGTGATTACTCCAGCCTTCCAACGTACTGTCGTTAAATGTAGCCTCGAACACCCCGAGGAGGTTCACGGAGGTAAGGGTGCTGTCTGATTTGGCATCACTAGGACACGAAAGCGCCTTGTTGATCATCTTGATGGCATTTAGGTACCATCGTGTGGCCTCGCGCTTGAGCCCTGGATCCATATGCAGGTTTGCAACTCCAGCGATACCCAGGGCTGTCATGGACGTGGCGACAAGTGGATGGAAGCCGTGTGTAGAGAGATGCTTTTGGAAAGCGTCCGATTGTACAGGAGGCTGGTCTATACCAGTGCAGTAGTAGGACATGAAGAAAGACAAGCCCTGGTCGATAAGTGTCGCCGTCATCCCTATCTGCGGAACTTGTTTGGCCATGATCTGGAGATATGTTTCTCGCGGATCGCGTGGACTCTGTGCATCAAGAGCTGCAATAGCTTTTGCTTTAGATCGCTTTGCTTTTGCTTGAACATGTGCAGTCTCATCGTGAAAGATAGCGTCTACGTTTCGATCGTATCCTGGGCATTGGTATTTCCTTTCTGCACATTTAATGCAGCCACCAGGCCGTTCGTCGCACTACAAAAGTGTCAGCATGTTGGTCCCGATAGCCGTAGTGGAGATCATTTTGTGTACTTGTAATGGGACTATTACATGTGTAGACAAAACTGCCTCGCAGAGGTATCCAAGTTAGGCAACAATTAAACGCTGATTGCATCAAGGTGTCAACCTCCACGCGATACGTGATCTGGAGGGAAGCCAAGGCAAGACGCATGAATGATGTGTATAAAGTGGCGCTCACCACTTACTTTGATTTTTCGTTCGCGACATTTCTTGCAACCCGTCGAGGGTCGCCCTCGATACACCATGCTGAAGAATATTAAAGGGTTTTGCTATCAAAGAGGATAAGAACTGTTTATAAGGTCACAGCTTATCGCGAAGAATTGCTGATTCGTGCAGTCTGGCCGTTTCTAAGATGCTTAACTCTCAATATGAGGGCGAACAATTCTTTCCTTTGAACATGAAACCTCGTCACAAGCGCGATAAGCAAATGGATGAGTGCGATTCATGAAACCATCGCGGCAAGAATGAGGCATGCTATCTGGCCTACGTAGGCGCCGACGTGTGGCTGAGTAAATCGCCTTGATCGAAGCGAAGAGAACCTGGCACTCCGGGAGACGGCACGACAACAGAACGGGAGGCCTGAAGTAAGCTCGTCGCAGAAAGGAGCCGCTCGAGGCAATACGAAAACATACGACGACAAACCGCGCCGCTAGTTTCTTGTAGAGTTGGCTGCATGAGTCGTTGTTGCGTACCCGTACGCTGCTAAGGTGGGGGGGGGGATCGAACAGCACGTTACGGTATCGGTAGCCATAGTTAGACCCGAGAAACCAAAAAAAAACACTTGCTATCAGCAGCCCCACCCCAACTTGACCCAACATGACACCGTGCATCTTTCAGTCTGGGATTCGTAGCCAACTCATCTCAAGTATAGCCGTGTAGGTACTCTCTCCAAATGGACTATAGATTTTAGTAAATTAGAGCTTACGTCATCAATCAGCAACTCAACAccaggcgttgtggcgggtAAGCAACATTCCATCTCCTCACACACGAAAGCATCTTACTAACAGTACCTCGCAGAGTGGTTATCGCGCAAGACTAGAAATCTTGTTCCTTCGGGAGCGTCAGTTCGAATCTGGCCAACGTCGTCTTTTTTTGCCTTTCTTTCTCCCTACACAGAGCATGGTCAACTTATACGAGATTCTGAAAGCTTCTGGCCAACAGAGTTGTGCTCTTTTTTGAGAACAGATGAAACTTCCGTTATTGGTGTACAAGACCATGTCATGAATAAGTTGTCTAAATCAACTCTTGTTGCCTACCACGCACCATGCAAATTGCCCCATGATCCAAATACATAAAACAAGGCCCACCACTCCCTAATCTACCAAACCCCCACCTAACCTTACCTCATCACCTCATCACATCTCAGTCCTCTCCCCCTCATCCCCATCCTGCCCATCACAAACCCCACCATGACAATACTTGCCGCAGCCACCAAcccacctccacctcctcttcttcgcTCGCTCTGCCATACCAGCAGCAGTACTAACACTTGTTTTACCCTTCTCCTCTTCACACATCCAAACCCCATTCCCGCATTCAAGAATACAAGTGCAGTATTCAGTGCCGTTTGGCTGGGGAGTGCAGAGGGAGCGGTCGTGGGTTTGGTGCGCGTACCAGGATCCGAGGGTGGAGATGGGGATTTCTGTGTGGTCGGCGGGTTAGGCTGGGGAGGAAGGGAGGGGATGTTGGAGATGGGGAAGATGGACGTACCTTGCTTTTCCATGAGTTCCCAACCACATCGTTCGGTTTTGACATCGCAATCTACCT
The sequence above is a segment of the Pyrenophora tritici-repentis strain M4 chromosome 3, whole genome shotgun sequence genome. Coding sequences within it:
- a CDS encoding pectate lyase precursor, whose amino-acid sequence is MKFSLAVIAAITGFATAGPAAPAPNEIFSLAKRASLPIPASKGSVTYKKAQEVSGTFDGGMKTYGRGVSCTGQAEGGNADAVFLVKNGGTLKNAIIGKDQIEGIHCEGSCTIENVWWVDVCEDALTLKGDGNAMIKGGGAQSASDKVIQHNGQGTVTIDGFTVVDFGKLYRACGNCKKSVPRSVVVKNVKAYNGKVLTGINPNFGGTSTITNTCATNVKTICEEFKGTKPGSEPQSVSKGPSNYCKYTASAIKSC
- a CDS encoding Fungal-trans-2 multi-domain protein, translating into MVYRGRPSTGCKKCRERKIKCDERPGGCIKCAERKYQCPGYDRNVDAIFHDETAHVQAKAKRSKAKAIAALDAQSPRDPRETYLQIMAKQVPQIGMTATLIDQGLSFFMSYYCTGIDQPPVQSDAFQKHLSTHGFHPLVATSMTALGIAGVANLHMDPGLKREATRWYLNAIKMINKALSCPSDAKSDSTLTSVNLLGVFEATFNDSTLEGWSNHVDGAASLIRLRGMEQFKTPAGMRMYLHTVGLLTMNCMGKNISLPQYIHDFNTEVIKHVDRDDPRNRFFFLHIRTIDLRARILSKETFSLTEIIESALELDTVAADIFKDQGPEWTYDVIRCAKREDVFEDFYHVYPTATTAQTWNWVRYNRIYFHDIIRNGILAGFAATPPTLVGCKYHKQLEISTRTLYKLQSDIIASMPQFLHDVPGVVPNTTTDRMGDAPVHVPTSGEPRPSSTPSGGYQTVLKSLDRNFRGDAISTFGSLVGNGSTESRLPIVRVAGGYSTVWALYVAAVMQTASPESQDFVHNCMTRIVREFGINQAKVLSDALLVKRRLANEGAVGLSICPQYLPPSGGPYIPSPGIESEIVEITEEWPQTQIYDFQ